In a genomic window of Spiroplasma melliferum:
- a CDS encoding LemA family protein, with protein sequence MGYNPTVNNAEVPATSSFWGKFFVYISFLLIIPIFLFILSRNNLIRNKEKIEETASDIDVQLKRRVDMLTKLIDSTKQYMKYEKDTLSAVVELRSQANKNLNVKELDQINNAVTSQAGKINVLLENYPDLKANNSVIELQAGIRDCEDNIAAARRFYNSAVRDFNASLKTWPSNVAASSLKLSTFLYFEANVADRQDVKIDLGQ encoded by the coding sequence ATGGGATATAATCCAACAGTTAATAATGCAGAAGTTCCAGCAACAAGTAGTTTTTGAGGAAAATTCTTTGTATACATTTCATTTCTTTTAATTATCCCAATTTTCTTATTTATTTTATCAAGAAATAATTTAATTAGAAATAAAGAAAAAATTGAAGAAACAGCTTCTGATATTGATGTTCAATTAAAACGAAGAGTTGATATGTTAACAAAATTAATTGATAGCACAAAACAATATATGAAATATGAAAAAGATACTTTATCAGCAGTTGTAGAATTGCGTAGTCAAGCAAATAAAAACTTAAATGTTAAGGAATTAGATCAAATTAATAATGCTGTTACAAGCCAAGCAGGTAAAATTAATGTATTATTAGAAAATTATCCAGATTTAAAAGCTAATAACAGTGTAATTGAATTACAAGCAGGAATTAGAGATTGTGAAGATAATATTGCAGCTGCACGACGTTTTTATAATTCAGCAGTTCGTGACTTTAATGCTAGTTTAAAAACATGGCCATCAAATGTTGCGGCAAGTTCATTAAAATTAAGTACATTCTTATACTTTGAAGCTAATGTTGCTGACCGCCAAGATGTTAAAATAGATTTAGGCCAATAA
- a CDS encoding 30S ribosomal protein S7: protein MRKHQAEKRDVLPDPIYSSKLVTRAINKIMIDGKRGVAQTILYGAFDIVKEKTKTEPLEIFNKAIENITPHLELKVRRIGGANYQVPIEVNEDRKVTLGLRWLINYARLRNEKSMIDRLANEIIDASNGIGGAVKKKDDTHKMAEANKAFAHYRW, encoded by the coding sequence ATGCGTAAACACCAAGCAGAGAAAAGAGATGTTTTACCAGATCCAATTTATAGTTCAAAATTAGTAACGCGTGCAATTAATAAAATTATGATTGATGGAAAAAGAGGAGTTGCTCAAACAATTTTATATGGAGCATTTGATATTGTTAAAGAAAAAACAAAGACTGAACCGTTAGAAATTTTTAATAAAGCAATTGAAAATATTACTCCACATTTAGAATTAAAAGTTCGCCGAATTGGAGGAGCTAATTACCAAGTTCCAATCGAAGTAAATGAAGATCGGAAAGTTACATTAGGATTAAGATGATTAATTAATTATGCAAGATTACGTAATGAAAAAAGTATGATTGATCGTTTAGCAAATGAAATTATTGATGCTTCAAATGGAATTGGGGGAGCAGTTAAGAAAAAAGATGATACTCATAAAATGGCGGAAGCTAATAAGGCTTTTGCTCATTATCGTTGATAA
- a CDS encoding 30S ribosomal protein S12 has product MPTINQLVRKPRKDKVWKTKAPALNRGLNSLQKKPTNVTAPQKRGVCTRVATMTPKKPNSALRKYARVRLTNGMEVTAYIPGEGHNLQEHSVVLIRGGRVKDLPGVRYHIIRGTLDTAGVNKRQQGRSLYGTKRPKATKA; this is encoded by the coding sequence ATGCCAACAATTAATCAATTAGTGCGTAAACCACGTAAAGATAAAGTGTGAAAAACAAAAGCTCCTGCTTTAAACAGAGGGCTAAACTCTTTACAAAAAAAACCTACTAATGTTACGGCACCACAAAAAAGAGGTGTTTGTACAAGGGTTGCAACAATGACCCCAAAAAAACCGAACTCAGCGTTACGAAAATATGCTCGTGTTCGTTTAACAAACGGAATGGAAGTAACAGCATATATTCCTGGTGAAGGACATAACTTACAAGAACATAGTGTTGTATTAATCCGTGGGGGAAGGGTTAAAGACTTACCAGGGGTTCGTTACCATATTATTCGTGGTACTTTAGATACTGCTGGGGTTAATAAACGCCAACAAGGAAGATCACTATACGGAACAAAAAGACCAAAAGCTACAAAAGCTTAA
- a CDS encoding fructose-specific PTS system IIABC component, giving the protein MYNNIFNEKHIILDSTAKTKEEAFLELASLAEELGYVSDRNELVKGFEAREKESSTGFEDGFAIPHARISAVTKAAVLFIRFKNDVDWNAMDGKPTKVAIALIIPEAKSGEIHLGILSEVARKLMDEDFKKAMKVETDKAKIQAALLTGIEKEECANQTAPSGKKPLLLAMTACATGVAHTFLAADKLNQTAPKMGYDIKVETHGAEGVRNDFTEGEIKEAEVIIAATDIGLDMARFSGKKVYNCPVAKAIKDPEGIINAALKEGKVQSTGEFITKGSNGNNQKVGVMKHLMAGVSYMAPIVILGGIFIAISLGLAKAIYGPNYENFHGSLKGMGWIPDAGGKTAHWGEIFYTDPLTDPKNFFYYLNVIGVSAFTLMIPILGAFIANSIAGRSAIAPALVVSFIGNNAANFYPLPGIEAVNTPTGFVGAIAAGLAVGYTVKWINTWNVPKGLKPVMPIFFIPIVVGFIYGMIMMFVIGSTVGWVMGKFQDWISRTWGNTSNAANVAIGLGFGLLIGAMAGFDMGGPINKVAFLACTGLIGSKIYTPMGMGIATWIFKPFYNEEQRTMGSTAFFMGCIGISEGAIPFAVNDPKRVIPSNIVGSAIAGALAGAVGIADLAGHGGPIVGFLSALGRGNGDAGVYGWAGAWGWTLLAFLFMLIGALITAFMYGFWQIVDKKRTGETISMKQFVLKKHTDKVVANKNPKKVKKEQQHQHITKK; this is encoded by the coding sequence ATGTATAATAACATTTTTAATGAAAAACATATTATTTTAGATTCAACAGCTAAAACTAAAGAAGAAGCTTTTTTAGAACTTGCTTCATTAGCTGAAGAGCTTGGATATGTTTCTGACCGCAATGAACTTGTTAAAGGTTTTGAGGCCCGAGAAAAAGAATCTTCAACAGGTTTTGAAGATGGTTTTGCGATTCCTCATGCACGAATTAGCGCCGTTACAAAAGCAGCGGTTTTATTTATTCGTTTTAAAAATGATGTTGACTGAAATGCAATGGATGGAAAACCAACAAAAGTTGCAATTGCTTTAATTATTCCTGAAGCTAAATCAGGAGAAATTCATTTAGGAATTTTAAGTGAAGTAGCACGAAAATTAATGGATGAAGATTTTAAAAAAGCAATGAAAGTTGAGACAGACAAAGCAAAAATTCAAGCAGCATTATTAACTGGGATTGAAAAAGAAGAATGTGCCAACCAAACTGCTCCAAGTGGTAAAAAACCGTTGCTTTTAGCAATGACAGCTTGTGCAACAGGAGTAGCTCATACCTTTTTAGCTGCTGATAAGCTAAACCAAACTGCTCCTAAAATGGGATACGACATTAAAGTTGAAACTCATGGAGCTGAAGGAGTTCGCAATGATTTTACGGAGGGAGAAATTAAAGAAGCCGAAGTAATCATTGCTGCAACGGATATTGGGCTTGATATGGCAAGATTTAGTGGAAAAAAAGTTTATAACTGTCCAGTTGCAAAAGCAATTAAAGACCCAGAGGGGATAATTAATGCCGCTCTAAAAGAAGGAAAAGTACAATCAACTGGAGAATTCATTACGAAGGGTTCTAATGGTAATAACCAAAAAGTTGGAGTAATGAAACACTTAATGGCTGGTGTTTCATATATGGCTCCAATTGTTATTTTGGGAGGAATTTTTATTGCTATTTCATTAGGATTAGCAAAAGCAATTTATGGTCCTAACTATGAGAATTTTCACGGTTCATTAAAAGGAATGGGCTGAATTCCTGATGCTGGTGGAAAAACAGCACATTGAGGAGAAATATTTTATACTGACCCATTAACTGACCCAAAAAACTTTTTCTATTATCTTAATGTTATAGGTGTATCAGCCTTTACATTAATGATTCCAATTTTAGGAGCATTTATTGCTAATTCAATTGCTGGTCGCTCAGCAATTGCCCCAGCTTTAGTTGTTTCATTTATTGGAAATAATGCTGCTAACTTTTATCCTTTACCAGGAATTGAAGCAGTTAATACACCAACTGGATTCGTTGGGGCAATTGCAGCTGGATTAGCGGTTGGATATACTGTTAAATGAATTAATACTTGAAATGTTCCAAAAGGGTTAAAACCAGTAATGCCAATCTTCTTTATTCCAATTGTTGTTGGCTTTATTTATGGAATGATTATGATGTTTGTGATTGGTTCAACTGTTGGTTGAGTAATGGGTAAATTCCAAGATTGAATTTCACGAACATGAGGTAATACTTCAAATGCTGCTAATGTAGCAATTGGATTAGGTTTCGGACTATTGATCGGAGCAATGGCTGGCTTTGATATGGGTGGTCCAATTAATAAAGTTGCATTCTTAGCATGTACAGGTTTAATTGGTTCAAAAATTTATACACCAATGGGAATGGGAATTGCAACATGAATCTTTAAACCATTCTATAATGAAGAACAACGCACAATGGGTTCAACAGCATTCTTTATGGGATGTATTGGAATCTCAGAAGGAGCAATTCCATTTGCAGTTAATGATCCAAAACGTGTTATTCCAAGTAACATTGTTGGTTCAGCAATTGCCGGTGCTTTAGCTGGTGCAGTAGGAATTGCTGATTTAGCTGGTCACGGTGGTCCAATTGTTGGATTCTTATCAGCATTAGGTCGTGGTAATGGTGATGCTGGAGTTTATGGATGAGCTGGTGCTTGAGGATGAACATTATTAGCATTCTTATTTATGCTTATTGGGGCTTTAATTACCGCCTTTATGTATGGTTTTTGACAAATTGTAGATAAAAAACGTACTGGTGAAACAATTTCAATGAAACAATTTGTACTAAAAAAACATACTGATAAAGTAGTTGCTAACAAAAATCCTAAAAAAGTAAAAAAAGAACAGCAACACCAACATATAACAAAAAAATAA
- a CDS encoding mannose-6-phosphate isomerase — protein MYKVIKVTPYFSERLWGGRKLADFGFQLPTDDLYGEAWVISALDNGMSYIANGSEAGVSLKTFFANHPEYFGTTDKEFPLLSKIITANDYLSVQVHPDDEYSLKHNKMLGKPECWYILDCPTDAKMIYGHYAQTKVELIQLVEKKAWAQLFTEVKVQKGDFLYVPPGKVHAITPGVTVFELQRSSDITYRFYDFDRADKDGNFRPLHLQECFDVTTVPDTTDQVIHRNEGILIDNEYFTLHLLTKTQELDLTSIKWGQITVVEGKIAIGTTELLAGESAIIVELAQKITINVAGKALLSYKR, from the coding sequence ATGTATAAAGTAATTAAAGTGACACCATATTTTTCAGAACGTTTATGAGGAGGACGGAAATTAGCCGACTTTGGTTTTCAATTACCAACAGATGACTTGTATGGTGAAGCGTGAGTGATTAGTGCATTAGACAATGGAATGAGTTATATTGCAAATGGTTCAGAAGCAGGAGTATCATTAAAAACATTTTTTGCAAATCATCCGGAATATTTTGGTACGACAGATAAAGAATTTCCTTTATTATCAAAAATTATTACAGCAAATGATTATTTATCCGTTCAAGTTCATCCTGATGATGAATATAGTTTAAAACATAATAAAATGTTAGGTAAACCCGAATGTTGATATATTCTTGATTGTCCGACTGATGCTAAAATGATTTATGGACATTATGCGCAAACAAAAGTTGAATTAATTCAATTGGTTGAAAAAAAGGCCTGGGCACAATTATTTACAGAAGTAAAAGTGCAAAAAGGTGATTTTTTATATGTTCCTCCTGGCAAAGTTCATGCCATTACCCCAGGCGTAACAGTTTTTGAGTTACAACGTTCATCAGATATAACTTATCGTTTTTATGACTTTGATCGTGCTGATAAAGATGGAAACTTTCGTCCCCTTCATTTACAAGAATGTTTTGATGTAACAACAGTTCCTGATACAACTGACCAAGTTATTCATCGAAATGAAGGAATTTTAATTGATAATGAATATTTTACATTACATTTATTAACAAAAACACAAGAACTTGATTTAACTAGTATAAAATGAGGGCAAATAACAGTTGTTGAAGGAAAAATAGCAATTGGAACAACAGAACTTTTGGCAGGAGAATCAGCAATAATTGTAGAATTAGCACAAAAGATAACAATAAATGTTGCTGGTAAAGCATTATTAAGTTATAAAAGATAA
- a CDS encoding MATE efflux family protein — MIKAQGRKHPKFFASKKWYATALVLILLATLQEIIMESTDLVDNFFASSIQKNIRGYQELFDEIKYIFGADNVYHVKAVWDSWGLGNYVGYHYTAGQLAINGVAASNQLYFIMFAILSGICYGFGVFNAQYYGAEKYKELQQVTLLKIYVCLIVCFIVLILSQVCGYEMISFTTTPKYAPRPEIVAQLKPEDKDLAMQWFKYFEYRAASISTLEGAEYFKIVALSYPLLAINIAFITTLRETGRAGLAVWISVIALSTNCFMNPFLIEPNFIPNFNGIGVQGAAIATSASRVLQLTFIIVLFSYKRYKFIPRNWWYFDGYVAKRAFQKAWPIVLNEIFWSVGMVVQVKLRAYYSLDALTANAIFSTIIAALYTPLYHGFAAGTSVLVGSRLGANNLEEAEYNGKHLVILSFLVGIIAGLILIAGRWFLPELLFANNTPETFRITHWMLFAYGLWYPCLMIAATSYAIIRTGGAVMNAFALDALFTWLVPVPLLAILIFTSNLDIIYIVLIMQSVDSLKAIWALIILKRKKWVKNLTETKHITEFDNKVKKIKRNVKEM, encoded by the coding sequence ATGATAAAAGCACAAGGCAGAAAACATCCAAAATTTTTTGCCTCAAAAAAATGATATGCAACTGCATTAGTATTAATTTTATTAGCAACATTACAAGAAATTATTATGGAATCAACAGACTTAGTTGATAATTTTTTTGCCAGTTCAATTCAAAAAAATATCCGTGGTTATCAAGAATTATTTGACGAGATTAAATATATTTTTGGAGCAGATAATGTTTATCATGTAAAAGCAGTTTGAGACAGTTGGGGTTTAGGAAATTATGTTGGGTATCATTATACAGCAGGACAATTAGCAATTAACGGAGTTGCTGCTTCAAATCAACTCTATTTCATTATGTTTGCAATTTTAAGTGGGATTTGTTATGGTTTTGGTGTTTTTAATGCACAATATTATGGTGCTGAAAAGTATAAAGAATTACAACAAGTGACATTATTAAAAATTTATGTTTGTTTAATCGTTTGTTTTATTGTCTTAATTTTATCCCAGGTTTGCGGTTATGAAATGATTAGTTTTACTACAACACCAAAATATGCTCCTCGTCCTGAAATAGTTGCACAATTAAAACCTGAAGATAAAGATTTAGCAATGCAGTGATTTAAATATTTTGAATATAGAGCAGCATCAATTTCAACATTAGAAGGTGCAGAGTATTTTAAAATAGTTGCGTTATCGTATCCCTTGCTAGCAATTAACATTGCATTTATTACAACTTTACGTGAAACTGGCCGAGCAGGTTTAGCAGTATGAATTTCAGTTATTGCTTTAAGTACAAATTGTTTTATGAATCCATTTTTAATTGAACCAAATTTTATTCCAAATTTTAATGGAATTGGTGTACAAGGAGCAGCAATTGCTACTTCAGCCTCACGTGTTTTGCAACTTACTTTTATAATAGTTTTATTTTCATATAAACGGTACAAATTTATTCCTCGAAATTGATGATACTTTGATGGTTATGTTGCAAAACGAGCATTTCAAAAAGCTTGACCAATTGTTTTAAATGAAATTTTTTGATCGGTCGGAATGGTAGTACAAGTTAAATTACGAGCATATTATAGTTTAGATGCTTTAACAGCAAATGCGATTTTTTCAACAATTATTGCTGCGTTGTATACGCCATTGTATCATGGATTTGCTGCTGGAACTTCAGTTTTAGTTGGCAGTCGGTTAGGCGCTAATAATTTAGAAGAAGCAGAATATAATGGTAAACATTTAGTTATTTTGTCTTTTCTAGTTGGAATTATTGCGGGATTAATTTTAATTGCAGGGAGATGATTTTTACCAGAGTTATTGTTTGCAAATAATACGCCAGAAACCTTTAGAATTACTCACTGAATGCTTTTTGCGTATGGATTATGATATCCTTGTTTAATGATTGCTGCGACAAGTTATGCCATTATTAGAACGGGTGGTGCTGTGATGAATGCCTTTGCTTTAGATGCTTTATTTACATGATTAGTGCCAGTGCCATTATTAGCAATTTTAATTTTTACTTCAAATTTAGATATCATTTATATTGTATTAATTATGCAATCAGTGGACAGTTTAAAAGCAATTTGAGCATTAATTATTTTAAAACGAAAAAAATGGGTAAAAAATTTAACAGAAACTAAGCATATTACAGAATTTGATAATAAAGTAAAAAAAATAAAAAGAAATGTGAAAGAAATGTAA
- a CDS encoding translation elongation factor G, translating to MAREYSLENTRNIGIMAHIDAGKTTTTERILFHTGKIHKIGETHDGASQMDWMAQEQERGITITSAATTAFWKNMRLNIIDTPGHVDFTVEVERSLRVLDGAVAVLDGQSGVEPQTETVWRQATTYGVPRIVFVNKMDKIGADFLYSVKTIHDRLQANAHPVQIPIGAEDQFTGIIDIVERKAYHYDGAANEEAKEIPIPDDLKDLVEEYRMKLIEAAVNFNEELMLKYLDGNDISIPEIKSAIRAATLTGDFFPVFCGSAFKNKGVKLMLDGVIDYLPSPLDIPSIKGVLEDGTEVERHADDSEPFSALAFKIMTDPFVGKLTFFRVYSGVLKKGSSVLNSTKDKTERIGRLLKMHANNREEIEAVYAGDIAAAVGLKLTTTGDTLCDEKNEVILESMVFPEPVINLALEPKTKADQEKMSLALQKLAEEDPTFRTWTDEETGQTIIAGMGELHLDILVDRMKREFKVETNVGAPQVSYRETFKDSAEVEGKYIKQSGGRGQYGHVWIKFEPNHDKGFEFVDAIVGGKIPKEFIGSVKKGLEESMQTGKLAGYPMIDIKATLYDGSYHDVDSSQMAYEFAASLALKEAAKKCKPVILEPIMAVEVTVPEEYYGDVMGNLSSRRGQIEGNDQRGNAQVVKAKVPLSEMFGYATDLRSFTQGRGTYTMLFSHYQEAPKSITEEIIKKVGKSTD from the coding sequence ATGGCAAGAGAATATTCTCTAGAAAATACGAGAAATATTGGAATTATGGCACATATTGATGCTGGAAAAACCACAACAACAGAACGCATCTTGTTCCATACTGGTAAAATTCATAAAATTGGTGAAACCCATGATGGAGCTAGTCAAATGGATTGAATGGCTCAAGAACAAGAACGTGGAATTACAATTACTTCTGCAGCAACAACGGCGTTTTGAAAAAATATGCGTTTAAATATTATTGATACTCCAGGACACGTTGATTTTACTGTTGAAGTAGAAAGATCATTACGAGTATTAGATGGGGCAGTTGCTGTCCTTGATGGGCAATCAGGAGTTGAACCCCAAACAGAAACGGTTTGACGTCAAGCAACAACTTATGGTGTACCACGGATTGTCTTTGTTAATAAAATGGATAAAATTGGAGCTGACTTTTTATACTCAGTAAAAACAATTCATGACCGTTTACAAGCTAATGCCCATCCAGTTCAAATTCCAATTGGAGCTGAAGATCAGTTTACAGGAATTATTGATATCGTTGAACGAAAAGCTTATCATTATGATGGCGCAGCAAACGAAGAAGCAAAAGAAATTCCAATTCCAGATGATTTAAAAGACTTAGTTGAAGAATACCGTATGAAATTAATTGAAGCAGCGGTTAACTTTAATGAAGAGTTAATGTTAAAATACTTGGATGGGAATGATATTTCGATTCCAGAAATTAAAAGTGCAATTCGTGCTGCAACATTAACTGGTGATTTTTTCCCAGTCTTTTGTGGAAGTGCTTTTAAAAACAAAGGAGTTAAATTAATGCTGGATGGGGTAATTGATTATTTACCTTCACCACTTGATATTCCATCAATTAAAGGTGTTCTAGAAGATGGAACCGAAGTTGAACGTCATGCTGACGATAGTGAACCATTTTCAGCGTTAGCATTTAAAATTATGACAGACCCATTTGTTGGAAAATTAACATTCTTTCGTGTTTACTCAGGAGTGTTAAAAAAAGGAAGTTCTGTTTTAAACTCAACAAAAGATAAAACAGAGCGCATTGGTCGTTTGTTAAAAATGCATGCTAATAATCGTGAAGAAATTGAAGCAGTGTATGCTGGTGATATTGCAGCAGCAGTTGGTTTAAAATTAACAACAACGGGAGATACACTTTGTGATGAGAAAAACGAAGTCATCTTAGAATCAATGGTTTTCCCAGAACCAGTTATTAACTTAGCTTTAGAACCAAAAACAAAAGCTGACCAAGAAAAAATGAGTTTAGCATTACAAAAATTAGCAGAAGAAGATCCAACTTTCCGAACATGAACAGATGAAGAAACAGGACAGACAATTATTGCTGGAATGGGTGAGTTACACTTGGATATTTTAGTTGACCGAATGAAACGTGAATTTAAAGTGGAAACCAATGTTGGAGCACCGCAAGTCTCATATCGTGAAACATTTAAAGATAGTGCTGAAGTGGAAGGAAAATACATTAAACAATCAGGAGGACGTGGACAATATGGACACGTATGAATCAAGTTTGAACCAAATCATGATAAAGGATTTGAGTTTGTTGATGCAATTGTTGGTGGAAAAATTCCAAAAGAATTCATTGGTTCAGTTAAAAAAGGATTAGAAGAATCAATGCAAACAGGAAAATTAGCAGGATATCCAATGATTGATATTAAAGCAACATTATATGATGGGTCATACCATGATGTCGATTCATCACAAATGGCTTATGAGTTTGCTGCTAGTTTAGCATTAAAAGAAGCAGCTAAAAAATGTAAACCAGTTATTTTAGAACCAATTATGGCTGTTGAAGTTACTGTTCCAGAAGAATACTATGGGGATGTAATGGGAAACTTATCTTCACGTCGTGGTCAAATCGAAGGAAATGATCAACGTGGAAATGCCCAAGTTGTAAAGGCAAAAGTTCCATTATCAGAAATGTTTGGATATGCAACTGACTTACGAAGTTTTACGCAAGGACGTGGAACTTATACAATGTTGTTTTCACATTACCAAGAAGCGCCAAAGTCAATTACTGAAGAAATTATTAAAAAAGTAGGAAAATCAACAGACTAA
- a CDS encoding elongation factor Tu, which produces MAKQKFDRSLPHVNVGTIGHVDHGKTTLTAAITTVLAKKGFAEAQKYDNIDKAPEEKERGITINTSHVEYRTDKRHYAHVDCPGHADYVKNMITGAAQMDGAILVVAATDGPMPQTREHILLSRQVGVPKMVVFLNKCDMMDGDTEMMDLIEMEVRDLLSEYGFDGEKTPVIRGSALKALEGDAQWEEKIMELMDAIDEWIPEPERDTAKPFMMPVEDVFTITGRGTVATGRVERGIVKVNEEVEIVGLKSETKKVVATGLEMFRKLLDDAKAGDNVGVLLRGVDRSDVERGQVIAKPGSVKPHKEFKAQVYVLTKEEGGRHTPFFGNYRPQFYFRTTDVTGSIKLPSGVEMVMPGDNVEMTVELIAPVAIEEGTKFSIREGGRTIGAGTVVSISK; this is translated from the coding sequence ATGGCAAAACAAAAATTTGATAGAAGTTTACCACACGTAAATGTTGGAACAATTGGCCACGTTGACCATGGTAAAACTACTTTAACAGCAGCTATTACAACTGTATTAGCTAAAAAAGGATTTGCAGAAGCCCAAAAATATGACAATATTGATAAAGCTCCTGAAGAAAAAGAACGTGGAATTACAATTAATACTTCACACGTTGAATATCGTACTGATAAAAGACACTATGCGCATGTGGACTGTCCAGGACATGCCGATTATGTTAAAAACATGATTACTGGTGCTGCGCAAATGGATGGTGCAATTTTAGTTGTTGCGGCAACAGATGGTCCAATGCCTCAAACAAGAGAGCATATCTTATTATCAAGACAAGTTGGTGTACCAAAAATGGTTGTTTTCTTAAACAAATGTGATATGATGGATGGCGATACTGAAATGATGGATTTAATCGAAATGGAAGTTAGAGATCTATTAAGTGAATATGGTTTTGATGGAGAAAAAACACCAGTTATTAGAGGTTCAGCCTTAAAAGCTCTTGAAGGTGATGCTCAATGAGAAGAAAAAATTATGGAATTAATGGATGCAATTGATGAATGAATTCCTGAACCAGAAAGAGATACTGCAAAACCATTTATGATGCCAGTTGAAGATGTTTTCACAATTACAGGTCGTGGAACAGTGGCAACAGGTCGTGTTGAACGTGGAATTGTTAAAGTTAATGAAGAAGTTGAAATTGTTGGATTAAAAAGCGAAACTAAAAAAGTTGTTGCAACAGGTTTAGAAATGTTTAGAAAATTATTAGATGATGCTAAAGCTGGAGATAATGTTGGGGTTTTATTACGTGGAGTTGATCGTAGTGATGTTGAACGTGGACAAGTTATTGCTAAACCAGGTTCAGTTAAACCACATAAAGAATTTAAAGCACAAGTTTATGTTTTAACAAAAGAAGAAGGTGGACGTCATACACCATTCTTCGGAAACTACCGTCCACAATTTTACTTCCGTACAACTGATGTTACAGGTTCAATTAAATTACCAAGTGGTGTTGAAATGGTTATGCCAGGGGATAATGTTGAGATGACAGTTGAATTAATTGCCCCAGTTGCAATTGAAGAAGGAACAAAATTCTCAATTCGTGAAGGTGGACGTACAATTGGTGCCGGAACAGTTGTTTCAATTAGTAAATAA